One part of the Rutidosis leptorrhynchoides isolate AG116_Rl617_1_P2 chromosome 1, CSIRO_AGI_Rlap_v1, whole genome shotgun sequence genome encodes these proteins:
- the LOC139846412 gene encoding uncharacterized protein, translating into MGDPGPFLIPCNVNGSEMLTSLANSGASINFMPYSVYKRLGLGDLSLTTMGVKLIDQSISSSVGIAEDLIIKVGDMEFPIDFVIVDIKEDPVVPLVLGNSFLATADSFFDFRTEKLTLRDKGKCMSIRTKHVKAPSIPPQVIASVQCITSTKQVGSPTKGGGGLTKGNSR; encoded by the coding sequence ATGGGTGATCCCGGACCTTTCCTTATTCCATGTAATGTGAACGGGTCGGAGATGCTTACATCTTTAGCCAACTCGGGGGCAAGTATCAACTTCATGCCCTACTCCGTTTACAAAAGGTTAGGCTTAGGTGACCTTTCACTCACTACAATGGGAGTAAAATTAATTGATCAATCAATTAGCTCTAGTGTGGGGATTGCCGAAGACTTAATCATTAAGGTGGGGGATATGGAATTTCCAATTGATTTTGTCATTGTCGATATAAAGGAAGATCCGGTTGTGCCCCTTGTTTTAGGAAATTCATTTTTGGCAACCGCAGAttctttctttgactttagaacCGAGAAATTGACTCTTAGGGACAAAGGGAAATGCATGAGTATACGAACCAAGCATGTTAAAGCACCATCAATACCACCACAAGTTATTGCTAGTGTACAATGCATTACAAGCACAAAGCAAGTTGGTTCACCAACTAAAGGTGGCGGTGGATTGACCAAAGGGAACTCAAGGTAA